The proteins below are encoded in one region of Castor canadensis chromosome 6, mCasCan1.hap1v2, whole genome shotgun sequence:
- the Enc1 gene encoding ectoderm-neural cortex protein 1, whose product MSVSVHENRKSRASSGSINIYLFHKSSYADSVLTHLNLLRQQRLFTDVLLHAGNRTFPCHRAVLAACSRYFEAMFSGGLKESQDSEVNFDNSIHPEVLELLLDYAYSSRVIINEENAESLLEAGDMLEFQDIRDACAEFLEKNLHPTNCLGMLLLSDAHQCTKLYELSWRMCLSNFQTIRKNEDFLQLPQDMVVQLLSSEELETEDERLVYESAINWISYDLKKRYCYLPELLQTVRLALLPAIYLMENVAMEELITKQRKSKEIVEEAIRCKLKILQNDGVVTSLCARPRKTGHALFLLGGQTFMCDKLYLVDQKAKEIIPKADIPSPRKEFSACAIGCKVYITGGRGSENGVSKDVWVYDTLHEEWSKAAPMLVARFGHGSAELKHCLYVVGGHTAATGCLPASPSVSLKQVEHYDPTTNKWTMVAPLREGVSNAAVVSAKLKLFAFGGTSVSHDKLPKVQCYDQCENRWTVPATCPQPWRYTAAAVLGNQIFIMGGDTEFSACSAYKFNSETYQWTKVGDVTAKRMSCHAVASGNKLYVVGGYFGIQRCKTLDCYDPTLDVWNSITTVPYSLIPTAFVSTWKHLPS is encoded by the coding sequence ATGTCAGTCAGCGTGCATGAGAACCGCAAGTCCAGGGCCAGCAGCGGCTCCATTAACATCTATTTGTTTCATAAGTCCTCCTATGCAGACAGCGTCCTCACGCACTTGAACCTCTTGCGCCAGCAGCGCCTGTTCACCGATGTCCTTCTCCATGCTGGAAATCGGACCTTCCCCTGCCACCGAGCAGTGCTAGCCGCGTGCAGCCGCTACTTTGAAGCCATGTTCAGTGGCGGCCTGAAAGAGAGCCAGGACAGTGAAGTCAACTTCGACAATTCCATCCACCCAGAGGTCTTGGAGCTGCTTCTTGATTATGCGTACTCCTCCCGGGTCATCATCAATGAAGAAAATGCAGAATCGCTCCTGGAAGCCGGTGACATGCTGGAGTTTCAAGACATCCGGGATGCATGTGCAGAATTCCTGGAGAAGAACCTGCATCCGACCAACTGCTTGGGCATGCTCCTGCTGTCTGATGCGCACCAGTGCACCAAGCTGTACGAACTGTCCTGGAGAATGTGTCTCAGTAACTTCCAAACCATCCGGAAGAACGAAGATTTCCTCCAGCTGCCCCAGGACATGGTCGTGCAGCTCCTGTCCAGTGAAGAGCTGGAGACAGAAGATGAAAGGCTCGTGTATGAGTCTGCAATTAACTGGATCAGTTATGACCTGAAGAAGCGCTACTGCTACCTCCCGGAACTGTTGCAGACAGTGAGGCTGGCACTCCTGCCAGCCATCTATCTCATGGAGAACGTGGCCATGGAAGAACTCATCACCAAGCAGAGAAAGAGTAAGGAGATCGTGGAAGAAGCTATCAGGTGCAAACTGAAAATCCTGCAGAATGATGGTGTGGTGACCAGTCTCTGTGCCCGGCCTCGGAAAACGGGCCATGCTCTCTTCCTTCTGGGAGGGCAGACTTTCATGTGTGACAAGCTATATCTGGTAGACCAGAAGGCCAAAGAAATCATCCCCAAGGCCGACATTCCCAGCCCGAGAAAAGAGTTCAGTGCATGTGCAATTGGCTGTAAAGTATACATTACCGGGGGGCGGGGGTCCGAAAATGGCGTCTCAAAAGATGTCTGGGTTTATGATACCCTGCATGAGGAGTGGTCCAAAGCTGCCCCCATGCTGGTGGCCAGGTTTGGCCATGGCTCTGCTGAACTGAAGCACTGCTTGTATGTGGTTGGAGGGCACACGGCTGCAACTGGCTGTCTCCCTGCTTCCCCTTCCGTCTCACTAAAGCAAGTAGAACATTATGACCCCACAACCAACAAATGGACCATGGTGGCCCCACTCAGAGAAGGTGTCAGCAATGCCGCTGTAGTGAGTGCCAAACTCAAGTTGTTTGCTTTCGGAGGTACCAGTGTTAGCCATGACAAGCTCCCCAAGGTTCAGTGTTATGATCAGTGTGAAAACAGGTGGACAGTCCCGGCCACCTGTCCCCAGCCCTGGCGTTACACAGCAGCAGCTGTGCTGGGGAACCAGATTTTTATTATGGGGGGAGATACAGAGTTCTCTGCCTGCTCTGCTTATAAGTTTAACAGTGAGACTTACCAGTGGACCAAGGTAGGAGATGTGACAGCGAAGCGCATGAGTTGTCATGCTGTGGCTTCTGGAAACAAACTCTACGTAGTGGGAGGGTACTTCGGCATCCAGCGATGCAAGACTTTGGACTGCTATGACCCAACCCTTGATGTGTGGAACAGCATAACCACAGTCCCGTACTCGCTGATTCCCACTGCGTTTGTCAGCACCTGGAAACATCTGCCTTCTTAA